Proteins encoded within one genomic window of Leptospira stimsonii:
- the panD gene encoding aspartate 1-decarboxylase, whose amino-acid sequence MKGKIHRATVTDADLNYEGSLTVDMDLVDAAGMRVYEKVSVVNVNNGARFETYIIEGKRGSGEICLNGAAARLGMKGDKVIIITYAQVEEKELPSNYSPKVVHVDENNRKR is encoded by the coding sequence ATGAAAGGTAAAATCCACCGGGCTACGGTAACGGACGCGGACCTGAACTATGAAGGCAGTCTGACCGTGGACATGGATCTCGTGGACGCGGCAGGAATGCGGGTCTACGAGAAGGTTTCCGTTGTGAACGTCAACAATGGAGCCCGCTTCGAGACGTATATCATCGAAGGGAAGCGCGGATCCGGAGAGATTTGTCTCAATGGGGCGGCCGCGAGACTCGGGATGAAGGGTGACAAGGTCATCATTATCACCTATGCACAAGTGGAAGAGAAAGAACTTCCCTCTAATTACTCCCCAAAAGTAGTTCACGTTGACGAAAATAACCGGAAACGGTAA
- a CDS encoding type II toxin-antitoxin system antitoxin SocA domain-containing protein, whose product MEKLLEVISFILQKSPNGRDRLSLSKLIYYADGVYFQKNAKLITNQTYIHLEDSPCALDFQSALLHLRKNSLIDIKPRLTEKGISGFQIVWTGDPGEEAVDLNRQEKRIIRKILENFKNAVYDENRVYPNLYENYIISPLFAEIPFSMDTLNTKIHFFKRKTLLNISGKIFKVLFSE is encoded by the coding sequence ATGGAAAAACTTTTAGAAGTCATCTCTTTTATCCTACAAAAATCCCCGAATGGAAGGGACCGTTTGTCCCTTTCCAAGCTGATCTACTACGCGGACGGGGTTTACTTCCAAAAAAATGCGAAACTGATCACAAATCAGACTTATATCCATTTGGAAGATTCTCCTTGCGCTTTAGATTTTCAGTCTGCGTTGCTTCATCTGAGAAAAAACAGTCTAATAGATATCAAGCCCAGACTTACGGAAAAAGGAATCTCGGGATTTCAAATCGTTTGGACGGGAGATCCCGGAGAAGAGGCGGTCGATCTCAATCGACAGGAGAAACGAATCATTCGCAAGATTTTGGAAAATTTTAAGAATGCGGTCTACGATGAGAATCGGGTCTATCCGAATCTCTACGAAAACTACATCATTTCCCCACTTTTTGCAGAAATTCCTTTCAGCATGGATACCTTAAATACCAAAATTCACTTTTTTAAGCGGAAAACGCTTTTAAATATCTCCGGTAAAATTTTTAAGGTACTATTTAGTGAATAA
- a CDS encoding ABC transporter ATP-binding protein, translating to MKSDSLLSLEEVSYKPTGKIILDKVSFRILEHEHCVLLGRNGAGKSTLVNLIYGMIWPTSGTIRLFQETYGETVIQELRKKIGILDASQQENALQRKLTVFDVILTGLFHTIGYYRDPNPEEEKKALQILEDADLLSKKDQFYVTLSSGEKKKILFLRSLVSEPDLLILDEPCSSLDLTAREDFLGFLKRYHSQRKFTSLYITHRPEEIPEFYTKAVLLKEGTVLNAGPIEESFTEENLQELYDLSLQVKRINGTWSVLPKRNESNSAYSKIPF from the coding sequence TTGAAATCGGATTCCCTTCTCTCCCTCGAAGAAGTAAGTTACAAACCGACCGGTAAGATCATCTTAGACAAGGTCAGCTTTCGGATTCTCGAACACGAACACTGTGTTCTACTGGGAAGAAACGGAGCCGGGAAAAGCACCTTAGTCAATCTAATCTACGGAATGATCTGGCCTACATCCGGAACGATCCGGCTCTTCCAAGAAACCTACGGAGAAACGGTCATCCAAGAACTTAGAAAAAAAATCGGGATCTTAGACGCTTCTCAACAAGAAAACGCTCTCCAAAGAAAACTGACCGTCTTCGACGTGATATTAACCGGACTCTTTCATACGATCGGATACTACAGAGATCCGAATCCGGAAGAAGAAAAAAAAGCCCTTCAAATCTTAGAGGACGCAGATCTACTTTCCAAAAAGGACCAATTCTACGTTACGCTCTCCTCTGGCGAAAAGAAAAAGATTTTGTTCTTAAGAAGTCTCGTAAGCGAGCCAGACCTTTTGATTTTGGACGAACCCTGCTCCTCTTTGGATCTGACAGCGAGAGAGGATTTTTTAGGATTTCTAAAACGATATCATTCTCAAAGAAAATTTACGTCTCTTTACATCACACACCGACCGGAAGAAATCCCTGAATTCTATACGAAGGCTGTGTTGTTAAAAGAGGGAACGGTTCTAAACGCCGGGCCGATCGAAGAATCCTTTACGGAAGAAAACCTTCAGGAACTCTACGACCTATCCTTACAAGTAAAAAGAATCAACGGAACCTGGTCCGTCCTACCAAAAAGAAACGAATCAAACTCTGCATATTCAAAAATCCCATTTTAA
- the lipB gene encoding lipoyl(octanoyl) transferase LipB — MIELKGEFPYLRYVELQEKFRRFRKECVLFLEHGPTITGGINYNLENLLLGKDFLESQGIEIHFIQRGGDFTAHEPGQLVIYSHVDLKKRNLSIRSYLENFLGALQDAALKTWNLPLVSDPDSPGLYLPSDPSKKICSIGVNFKSFFTSYGVAFNVNNDFKAFRCINPCGRNWMDMTSVERLGLDSGISKRSQFLSEVRKNLNSFLLSSENAVSL, encoded by the coding sequence ATGATCGAACTGAAAGGAGAATTTCCATACCTTCGTTATGTGGAATTGCAGGAAAAATTTCGCCGATTTCGGAAAGAATGTGTTCTGTTTTTAGAACACGGTCCCACGATCACCGGCGGAATCAATTATAATCTTGAGAATCTCCTCTTAGGGAAAGATTTTCTGGAATCCCAAGGAATTGAGATCCATTTTATCCAGAGGGGCGGGGATTTTACCGCTCACGAACCGGGCCAACTCGTGATCTATTCTCACGTAGATTTGAAAAAGCGGAACCTTTCCATTCGCTCTTATTTGGAGAATTTTTTGGGCGCCTTACAGGACGCCGCGCTAAAAACCTGGAATTTGCCCCTTGTTTCCGATCCGGATTCTCCAGGGCTTTATCTTCCATCCGATCCTTCGAAAAAGATCTGTTCGATCGGTGTGAACTTTAAGTCTTTTTTTACGAGTTACGGAGTCGCGTTTAACGTGAACAACGATTTCAAAGCGTTTCGTTGTATCAATCCTTGCGGTAGAAACTGGATGGATATGACAAGCGTGGAAAGGCTCGGTTTGGATTCCGGAATTTCAAAACGCAGTCAATTTCTTTCCGAGGTTCGAAAGAATCTGAATTCCTTTCTTCTTTCTTCCGAAAATGCGGTTTCTCTCTGA
- the topA gene encoding type I DNA topoisomerase yields MSFLLIVESPSKAKTIAGYLGKEYKILATLGHVADLPKGTLGVDLKNRFEPEYSILPGKKKVVSEIVKAAKDSEKIYLATDPDREGEFISAYIRDRFKKKSNVFRIRFSEITKNSILSALENPAQIQESLVEAQKTRRIGDRLIGYFISPVLWKEIGPGLSAGRVQSVALKWICDREEEIRTFQSEVYYNILIYAKDKKGVEGTFQRVGERILSEGKAHSILSQIQKEKFLKISEKKESNGKNFPPPPFQTASLQQEAFRRFQFSSKKTMSIAQKLYEGIDLGNGKREGLITYMRSDSTRLSPEFVSQAQTWILTHLGKEFADSISKPKKNNRKIQDAHEAIRITNVSLTPQNARKILTKEESSLYELIWKRTVASLLPPEEFIKIEYSIFTAGETFRLETKKTIFPGFRILNESENKPIPFWENGDSVLVQKAEAEKKQTEPPARYSEGSLVAKLEKEGIGRPSTYATVAETLLKRNYVDQDKKFFFPFPLGEKVNYFLQASFGDLFREKFTADLETDLDKIERNESDSFEILNRLWKTLQTQIDASKTASGTIRKGWANIREKKKETGWGICPLCKEGILQKKKTAKKKEFYQCNRFPDCEYVSYELPERPDPSL; encoded by the coding sequence GTGTCCTTCCTTCTCATCGTTGAATCTCCATCCAAAGCAAAGACCATTGCCGGTTATCTGGGAAAAGAATATAAGATTCTTGCGACGTTGGGACACGTCGCGGATCTTCCCAAGGGCACACTCGGAGTTGATCTCAAAAATCGATTTGAACCGGAATACTCGATTCTTCCGGGAAAGAAAAAAGTAGTCTCCGAAATTGTAAAAGCCGCCAAAGACTCGGAAAAAATTTATTTAGCGACAGACCCGGATCGGGAAGGCGAGTTTATCAGCGCCTATATCCGCGATCGTTTCAAAAAAAAATCGAACGTCTTTCGGATTCGTTTCTCCGAGATCACGAAAAATTCCATTCTTTCCGCATTGGAAAATCCCGCACAGATTCAAGAATCCCTCGTTGAGGCCCAAAAAACGAGAAGGATCGGGGATCGTCTGATCGGATATTTTATAAGTCCCGTCCTCTGGAAGGAAATCGGACCCGGGCTTTCGGCGGGACGCGTTCAGTCCGTCGCCCTAAAATGGATTTGCGATCGAGAAGAGGAAATTCGAACGTTTCAATCGGAAGTATATTATAATATTCTGATTTATGCAAAGGATAAGAAGGGGGTAGAAGGAACGTTTCAGAGGGTCGGGGAACGAATTCTTTCAGAAGGAAAAGCGCATTCTATTCTCTCCCAAATCCAAAAAGAAAAGTTTCTGAAAATATCCGAAAAGAAGGAATCGAACGGAAAGAACTTTCCTCCTCCGCCCTTCCAAACGGCGAGTCTTCAACAGGAAGCCTTTCGTAGATTTCAGTTTTCCTCCAAAAAAACCATGAGCATCGCTCAAAAATTGTATGAGGGGATCGACCTCGGCAATGGAAAAAGGGAAGGTCTTATCACCTATATGCGAAGCGATTCCACTCGTTTGAGTCCGGAGTTTGTTTCGCAGGCGCAAACTTGGATTCTAACCCATCTGGGAAAAGAATTCGCGGATTCCATTTCGAAACCAAAAAAAAACAACCGAAAGATCCAGGACGCGCACGAGGCGATCCGTATCACGAACGTCTCTTTGACCCCCCAGAATGCGAGAAAAATCCTAACCAAAGAAGAATCTTCCCTTTACGAGCTGATCTGGAAACGAACCGTAGCGTCTCTTCTTCCTCCGGAAGAGTTTATAAAAATTGAATATTCAATTTTTACGGCAGGAGAAACGTTCCGATTGGAGACCAAAAAAACGATCTTTCCCGGATTTAGAATTCTAAACGAAAGCGAAAACAAGCCGATTCCATTTTGGGAAAATGGAGATTCGGTTTTGGTCCAGAAAGCGGAAGCTGAAAAGAAACAAACGGAACCTCCAGCTAGATACTCGGAAGGATCTCTGGTGGCAAAACTTGAAAAAGAAGGAATCGGTCGCCCGTCCACGTACGCGACCGTCGCTGAAACACTTCTCAAACGAAATTACGTCGATCAAGACAAGAAATTCTTCTTTCCGTTTCCATTGGGAGAGAAGGTGAATTATTTTCTACAAGCGAGTTTTGGAGATCTTTTTCGGGAGAAGTTTACTGCGGATCTGGAGACGGATTTGGATAAGATCGAACGAAACGAAAGCGATTCCTTCGAAATATTAAACCGACTTTGGAAAACTCTTCAAACTCAAATCGACGCGAGCAAGACTGCCTCCGGAACGATTCGCAAAGGTTGGGCGAATATAAGGGAAAAGAAAAAGGAAACCGGTTGGGGAATTTGCCCGCTTTGTAAGGAAGGAATTCTTCAGAAAAAGAAAACTGCAAAAAAGAAGGAATTCTACCAGTGTAACCGATTTCCGGACTGCGAGTATGTCAGCTACGAACTTCCGGAACGTCCCGATCCTTCCCTTTGA
- a CDS encoding SBBP repeat-containing protein — MFLKTAVFKILAQDPTSFCGTSLSISTKPPVINNNGSRQWSTLLGVAGATTNSFGVASDDSGNVYVNGFSNGNLDGHPLVGLFDIFVAKYDNVGNKLWSRTLGVIASNTSVTGLVSDSTGNVYSTGKTNGNLDGQLLSGIQDLFIVKYDTSGNKQWTRLLGAPGTLTSSNAVALDSLNNVFIAGQVNNNLDGQVITGNQDLFVVKYDSAGNKQWTRLLGAVGANTTASGVTTDGSGNVYVTGDTFGNLDGQALTGTQDLFVVKYDGTGNKQWTRLLGSLSGSSFTAAFGIVFDRTSNAVYTTGATGTNLDGQTLTGNQDLFIVKYDLSGTRQWSRLLGQLGATQTAFGISSDSFGNVFATGVSSGGFDGKPPIGVQDLFVVKYDNNGNKQWSILDGAGGGTNTNGNGIHSDVFGNLYITGFTNGSLDGLTPIGIQDFFLIQYK; from the coding sequence TTGTTTTTAAAAACCGCAGTTTTTAAAATTCTTGCACAAGATCCGACTTCGTTTTGTGGAACGAGTCTTTCCATTTCTACAAAACCTCCGGTCATCAATAATAACGGATCGCGACAATGGTCCACACTTTTGGGTGTTGCGGGCGCAACCACGAATTCGTTCGGGGTTGCTTCAGACGATTCCGGAAACGTCTACGTCAACGGCTTTTCGAACGGAAATCTGGACGGACATCCTTTGGTCGGACTTTTCGATATTTTCGTCGCGAAATACGATAACGTCGGAAACAAACTTTGGAGCCGCACTTTGGGCGTGATCGCCTCCAATACTTCGGTAACCGGCCTCGTTTCGGATTCTACGGGTAACGTTTATTCTACCGGTAAAACGAACGGAAACTTGGACGGGCAACTCCTTTCGGGTATCCAAGACCTTTTCATCGTCAAGTATGATACCTCCGGAAACAAACAGTGGACCCGTCTTCTTGGCGCGCCCGGCACACTGACTTCCTCCAATGCAGTCGCGCTCGATTCTTTGAATAACGTTTTTATAGCGGGGCAGGTGAACAACAATTTGGACGGTCAGGTCATTACGGGTAACCAAGATCTTTTTGTTGTTAAGTATGACAGCGCAGGAAACAAGCAGTGGACGAGACTATTAGGAGCCGTGGGAGCAAATACGACCGCATCGGGAGTCACCACGGACGGCTCCGGGAACGTATATGTGACCGGAGACACGTTCGGAAACTTGGACGGACAGGCGTTGACCGGAACTCAGGATCTTTTTGTCGTCAAGTATGACGGAACCGGAAACAAACAATGGACGAGGCTTTTGGGAAGTCTGAGCGGCTCTTCTTTTACAGCCGCTTTCGGAATCGTTTTCGATAGAACGTCTAACGCTGTTTATACGACTGGGGCTACGGGAACCAACCTGGATGGACAAACGTTGACAGGCAATCAGGATCTCTTTATCGTAAAGTATGATCTTTCGGGCACTCGACAATGGTCCCGTCTGTTAGGACAGCTTGGTGCCACACAAACTGCCTTCGGCATTTCTTCCGATTCTTTTGGAAATGTTTTTGCAACGGGCGTTTCCAGCGGAGGTTTTGATGGGAAGCCACCCATCGGAGTTCAGGACCTTTTTGTGGTAAAATACGATAACAACGGAAACAAACAATGGTCCATTTTGGACGGGGCAGGTGGAGGAACCAATACGAATGGAAACGGAATTCATTCCGATGTATTCGGAAATCTTTACATCACCGGCTTTACGAATGGAAGTTTGGACGGATTGACTCCGATCGGAATCCAAGACTTTTTTCTCATCCAATACAAGTAA
- a CDS encoding HDOD domain-containing protein, with the protein MLNIPELTDTLLNGKDIDIEYKFVSEEDHQQLYNLLLNILGKIDRLFLTEVISTILKEILMNANKANAKRIFFLKKNLDIHNADQYAKGMRTFQQEITHHWDDQKESLINSNFQIHLRAKMINNSLAILVENDAALLPQETERIKKRIESARKYNDLSDAFMDISDSQESAGLGLVLIQLLLKNSGIGSDKFKVDTDGKLTRATLVVPQQIVPIDITTKLKERILAEIEGLPPLPNTLTRIISLCNNPDSDLTIIANEIEKNPALSVDLLKLSNSAGFASRNKVNTIVQAVKVVGLKNVRNLLYVSGVRKIMDGRYAKLQEVWNHSNMCSFFIRHIAGRGGMTRVADIAAAGALLHDLGKFILLSLDQKLFIKLSNYQKDRDFGSSTILEEISIGISHPTLGGLLAKKWDFPPDLVQMIEFHHRPFMTMGSVYHDLVELVYLANMMVDCIDKKASFFTIDETILQKYDLTDKKTFEETCEKLRKLYNIARMEN; encoded by the coding sequence ATGCTCAACATACCGGAACTTACAGACACTCTTCTCAACGGAAAGGACATAGATATCGAGTATAAATTCGTATCGGAAGAGGATCACCAACAACTCTATAATTTATTGCTTAATATTTTAGGAAAGATCGACCGGCTCTTTCTCACGGAAGTGATTTCCACGATTCTAAAAGAAATTCTGATGAACGCGAACAAGGCCAACGCAAAAAGAATTTTCTTTTTGAAGAAGAATTTGGACATTCACAACGCGGATCAATACGCAAAAGGAATGAGAACCTTTCAACAGGAAATCACACATCACTGGGACGACCAAAAAGAAAGCCTGATCAACAGCAATTTTCAGATTCATCTCCGAGCGAAAATGATCAACAATAGCCTCGCGATTCTTGTGGAGAACGACGCCGCTCTTCTTCCCCAAGAAACCGAAAGAATAAAAAAAAGAATCGAATCCGCAAGAAAATACAACGATCTTTCCGATGCGTTTATGGATATCTCGGATTCCCAGGAAAGCGCGGGCCTCGGTTTAGTCCTCATTCAATTGCTTTTAAAAAATTCAGGAATCGGTTCCGATAAATTCAAAGTGGATACGGACGGAAAACTGACGAGGGCCACGCTCGTCGTTCCGCAACAGATCGTTCCGATCGACATCACGACAAAACTCAAAGAAAGAATTCTGGCGGAGATAGAAGGACTTCCTCCTCTTCCAAACACTCTGACTCGAATCATCTCCCTCTGCAACAATCCGGATTCGGATTTAACGATCATCGCGAACGAAATCGAAAAAAATCCGGCCTTGAGCGTGGATCTTTTAAAACTCTCGAACTCGGCCGGATTCGCGAGTAGAAACAAAGTCAACACGATCGTACAGGCGGTTAAGGTGGTGGGACTCAAGAACGTTCGAAACCTTCTCTACGTTTCCGGAGTTCGGAAGATCATGGATGGACGTTATGCTAAACTGCAAGAAGTTTGGAACCATTCCAATATGTGCAGTTTTTTTATTCGTCATATCGCCGGTCGAGGAGGAATGACCAGGGTCGCCGATATCGCCGCGGCTGGGGCGCTTTTGCACGACCTCGGAAAGTTTATCCTTCTTTCTTTGGATCAGAAACTCTTTATCAAGTTATCCAATTATCAAAAAGACAGGGACTTCGGAAGTTCCACGATCTTGGAAGAGATTTCGATCGGAATTTCCCATCCGACTCTCGGAGGACTTCTCGCAAAAAAATGGGACTTTCCTCCCGATCTCGTTCAGATGATAGAATTTCATCACAGACCTTTTATGACTATGGGAAGCGTCTATCACGACTTAGTCGAACTCGTATATCTCGCAAATATGATGGTGGATTGTATCGATAAAAAGGCTTCCTTTTTCACGATCGACGAAACCATACTTCAAAAATACGATCTCACGGATAAAAAGACATTCGAAGAAACTTGCGAAAAACTCAGAAAGCTTTACAACATCGCAAGAATGGAGAACTAA
- a CDS encoding LIC10421/LIC12816 family protein encodes MNTTKLISVISLLGFLTASSVFAVSEEVEDQLLEKAIVESAVTKEQKTAVGNYLRAVAQQKAQRADELRELARRSTGGKFLASNAQSQKYIKQAQMLERENARYQALLGNF; translated from the coding sequence ATGAACACAACTAAACTGATTTCTGTAATTTCCCTTTTGGGCTTTCTGACTGCAAGTTCCGTTTTCGCCGTATCGGAGGAAGTGGAAGATCAACTCTTGGAAAAAGCAATCGTAGAAAGCGCCGTAACAAAAGAGCAGAAAACCGCAGTGGGAAATTACTTAAGAGCAGTGGCTCAACAAAAAGCGCAAAGAGCGGATGAGTTGAGAGAACTTGCAAGAAGATCTACCGGAGGTAAGTTTCTCGCAAGCAACGCTCAATCCCAAAAATATATCAAACAGGCTCAAATGTTGGAAAGGGAAAACGCAAGATACCAAGCGCTTCTTGGTAACTTTTGA